From one Gadus morhua chromosome 8, gadMor3.0, whole genome shotgun sequence genomic stretch:
- the LOC115548313 gene encoding acyl-coenzyme A thioesterase 3-like, whose protein sequence is MSSVVRLRLLPSAQCLYTQPVRVLVDGLRPSQVVTMKARATDDKGVPFHASAVYRADAGGAVDLGREPSLGGSYTGVEPMGLLWSLRADALHTKFRKSDSRQPHVVRFSVHDGEAGAGPLLAEATNERRLLADGVERQPIKEGNIRGVLFVPPGDGPFPAVLDLYTFGGGLSERRAALLANCGLMVLTLALYGHDDQPKKVTKLHLDYFEEAIQLLGKHPKAMDSGVGIISISKSGDLALSIATHLPNVKATAWINGCCSNVAIPLYYRGSQIHSALMYDSKHNTVTKSGALNIKHGLHDPLAPENEGSLIPIERATGHFLFVAAEDDLNWDSCLFADQMTERLRRQGKDNFEKVVYPGAGHYLEPPFGPYCPSSFHGVVGAPVAWGGEPKAHAKAEMHLWNKIQEFFRTHLFPEAGAAKARL, encoded by the exons ATGTCCTCCGTGGTGCGCCTGAGGCTGCTGCCTAGCGCCCAGTGCCTGTACACCCAGCCCGTCCGGGTGCTGGTGGACGGCCTGCGCCCGTCCCAGGTGGTCACCATGAAGGCCAGGGCCACCGACGACAAGGGGGTGCCGTTCCACGCCTCCGCCGTCTACAGGGCCGACGCGGGCGGGGCCGTGGACCTCGGCAGGGAGCCCTCGCTGGGCGGGAGCTACACGGGGGTGGAGCCCATGGGTCTGCTGTGGTCCCTGAGGGCCGACGCCCTCCACACCAAGTTCCGCAAGAGCGACTCCCGGCAGCCTCACGTGGTCAGGTTCTCCGTGCACGATGGAGAGGCGGGGGCCGGCCCCCTGTTGGCCGAGGCGACCAATGAGAGGCGTCTGCTGGCGGATGGGGTCGAACGGCAACCAATCAAAGAAGGGAACATCCGGGGAGTTCTCTTTGTACCCCCTG GAGACGGCCCCTTCCCTGCTGTCTTGGACCTCTACACATTTGGTGGTGGGCTGTCTGAGAGACGAGCCGCTCTCCTGGCCAACTGTGGCCTCATGGTTCTGACCCTTGCGCTGTACGGCCATGACGACCAGCCCAAGAAGGTCACAAAGCTTCACTTGGACTACTTTGAGGAGGCAATACAGTTGTTAGGGAAGCATCCAAAG GCTATGGATTCGGGCGTTGGCATAATATCAATATCCAAGAGCGGAGATCTGGCACTTTCTATCGCCACACACTTACCAAACGTTAAAGCCACCGCATGGATAAACGGCTGCTGCTCCAATGTTGCCATACCCCTCTACTACAGAGGAAGTCAAATACACTCTGCCCTGATGTACGACTCCAAGCACAACACAGTCACCAAGTCTGGGGCTTTGAACATAAAGCACGGCCTTCACGACCCTCTGGCTCCGGAGAACGAGGGATCCCTGATCCCCATCGAACGAGCCACAGGGCACTTCCTCTTCGTGGCCGCCGAGGACGACCTCAACTGGGACAGTTGTCTTTTTGCCGACCAGATGACGGAGCGGCTGAGACGTCAGGGGAAGGATAACTTTGAGAAGGTGGTGTACCCAGGAGCGGGGCACTATCTGGAGCCGCCGTTCGGGCCGTACTGCCCGTCCAGCTTCCACGGGGTGGTGGGGGCGCCGGTCGCCTGGGGCGGGGAACCCAAGGCCCACGCCAAGGCTGAGATGCACCTGTGGAACAAGATCCAAGAGTTCTTCAGAACGCACCTGTTCCCAGAGGCTGGGGCAGCCAAAGCTAGGTTATAG